One Fusobacterium perfoetens ATCC 29250 genomic window, AAGTAAATTATGAAGCAGTAAAAGAAACTGGAAATTTAGAAAAAATAGTTTACTTCATGAGAGCTGGATATACTGGAAACCAAAAATATTGTACTTTAATGTGGGCAGGAGACCAATGTGTCGATTGGTGTATAGAAGATGGATTAGCTTCAGTTGTCGTAGGAGCTTTATCAGTTGGAATGACAGGAAATGCTCTTACTCATAGTGATATTGGAGGTTATACAACTCTTCATGGATTAAAAAGAAGTAAAGAGTTATTTATGAGATGGGCTGAAATGGGGGCATTTACTCCATTTATGAGAACTCATGAAGGAAATAGACCTGCTGATAATCATCAATTTGATACAGATATGGAAACATTAAAACACCTTGCTAGAATGACAAAAATATATAAACATATAGTACCTTATACAAAAGCTCTTGTAGCTGAAGCTTCTGAAAAAGGAATACCAGTACAAAGACCTATATTTATGCATTATGAAAATGATAAAGAAGCATATGATATTAGATATCAATATTTATATGGAAAAGATTTATTAGTGGCTCCTGTTTATAATAAAGGAGAAGAAATAAAAGATGTTTATTTACCAGAAGATACATGGGTACATGTATGGACAGGAAAAGAGTACAGAGGTGGACATCATCAAATAGAGGTACCGATTGGATATCCAGCTGTATTTTATAGAAAAGATTCTGAGTATAAAGCATTATTTGAAGGATTAAAATCAATCTAAAAAATCTAAATATTTAACTAAAGAGAGATGCTTGATTATTCAAGTATCTTTCTTTAATTATAAGGAGGAAAAATGTTAAAGGATGGATTATTTTTATTAGTGTTATTTTTGACTAATATAGTCCAAGGAATTACAGGATTTGCAGGGACAGTATTAGCAATGCCTCCTAGTATATTATTACAAGGAATAGATGTAGCAAAACCAACATTAAATATTTTAGGACTATTAGTAGCTGTTTGGATAGTAATTATTTCATATAAAAGTTTAAATATGAAAGAATTTTTTAAAGTTATGATAATAATGTTTTTTGGACTTATATTAGGAAATTATATATATTCTATTATACCAGTACCAATGCTTTTAAAAATATATGCGATATTTATAATAGGAATAGCTCTAAAAGGACTTTTAGTAAAAAAAGAAAAAGATTTACCAGAATTTATTTTAGTAATGATTGTATTTATTGCAGGAATTATGCATGGAATGTTTGTTTCAGGTGGACCTTTATTAATAATATATGCAGCTAAAAAATTTAGAGAAAAAACAGAATTTAGAGCAACAGTTTCTTGTGTATGGCTTGTATTAAATAGTTATTTAGGATATAGTCACTATGTAGAAGGATTATTTACTCCAGAAACAATAACTAAATTAATGTGGGGAATTCCTCCTGTAATAGTAGGAGTAATAATAGGAAATATTTTACATAAAAAAATGAGTCAAGAATTATTTTTATTAATAACTTACATATTATTGATAATTTCTGGAATTACTTTATTATTCTGATTTTTATATTGAGAAATTTAGAAAAATATTATATACTTAATAAAAAGAATACTTGTGAAGAATACTTATTCAATTTAGAAGATATAAAATTAGAAATAGGGTGAAAGAATGGGCAAAGGAATAGGATTAAATATGGAGACTGTGAGGTCTTCAAATATAGGAGCAGTTTTATCATATTTAAATACATATGGAGCAAGTTCTAGAAAAAAAATAGCAGAAGATTTAAAATTGACAACAGCTACTTTAACAATTTTAACTAGTGATTTAATAAAAGAAGGGTTATTAATAGAATTAGGGGAAGTAACTGAAAATAAAGTTGGAAGAAAAAAAATTCTAATAGATATAAATGAAAAATCAAGATTTTGTTTAGGGCTTGAAATACAAAAAAGAAAAATTATTTTTATAATAACAGATTTAAAAGCAAATATTATTTTTGAAAAAGAATGGTCTAGAGAAAAAAGTTTTGATATTGAAGAATTTAATCTAATCTTAGATTTTATTGAAAATGAAATAAAAGAAATAAAAGAAAAAATTTTAGGAATGGGAATTTTAGTTCAAGGAGAAATAGAAAATAAAATTGCAATAAGTAGTCCAATTCCTAATATTTTAGAAATAGTAGAAAGAAGATTGGGAATAAAATGTCTTTTAGAAAATAATATGAAAGGTCTTGTTTTAAGTGAAATGTATTTTAAAGAAAATCATAGAAATTTTTGGGTCTTAAAATATGGACCAGGAGTAGGAACTTCTGTTGTAATAAATGGAAAGATTTTACAAGGAACAGAAAATAAGCCAATAGAATTTGGACATGCTCCATTATTTAAAAAAAATAGTAATAATTATTGTACTATTTGTAAAAAATGTGGTTGTGTTGAATCCGAGGTTCATTTTGAATATGTGGTTAAAAGGTTTATTGATTTAGGATATATAAAAAATGAAGAGGAAACAGATTTTGATTTTGTAAATA contains:
- a CDS encoding ROK family protein; this translates as MGKGIGLNMETVRSSNIGAVLSYLNTYGASSRKKIAEDLKLTTATLTILTSDLIKEGLLIELGEVTENKVGRKKILIDINEKSRFCLGLEIQKRKIIFIITDLKANIIFEKEWSREKSFDIEEFNLILDFIENEIKEIKEKILGMGILVQGEIENKIAISSPIPNILEIVERRLGIKCLLENNMKGLVLSEMYFKENHRNFWVLKYGPGVGTSVVINGKILQGTENKPIEFGHAPLFKKNSNNYCTICKKCGCVESEVHFEYVVKRFIDLGYIKNEEETDFDFVNRVSKKSGMEIIDNVLDILSDYIILASWIVPVDELILSGRFFSEERFFKAFKNKLKNKPSNIKIENISCMKDYSYKRKIAGAILILEDFFNNY
- a CDS encoding sulfite exporter TauE/SafE family protein; its protein translation is MLKDGLFLLVLFLTNIVQGITGFAGTVLAMPPSILLQGIDVAKPTLNILGLLVAVWIVIISYKSLNMKEFFKVMIIMFFGLILGNYIYSIIPVPMLLKIYAIFIIGIALKGLLVKKEKDLPEFILVMIVFIAGIMHGMFVSGGPLLIIYAAKKFREKTEFRATVSCVWLVLNSYLGYSHYVEGLFTPETITKLMWGIPPVIVGVIIGNILHKKMSQELFLLITYILLIISGITLLF